The region CAATCTTACTTCCGCCAAGAATATTAGAGATAACAAAAGTGGTTAGCGATGGAACGAATACCATCGTAATACCACTAATTACTCCAGGGATACTTAATGGGAAGATAATCTTACGGAAGGTAATCCATCCATTTGCACCAAGGTCACGAGCAGCATTGATGACATTGTCATCAATTTTTGCAAGTGTATTATAAATTGGCAATATCATAAACGGTAGGAAATTATAAACCATACCAAGCACAATGGCAGTTGGTGTGTTAATGATATTAACAGTTGGCAGATTTAATGCTTTTAGCAAGGTATTGATAATACCGTTATTTTCTAAGATGTTCTGCCAAGCTATAGTACGTAGTAAGAAGTTCATCCACATAGGAAGAATCATAACAAATACGACAAAGCTGTTACTTTTTAACTTCATACTTTTTAAAATTAAAGCAAGCGGATATGCGAGTAATAAGCATATCAAAGTACTGATTAGAGATAGTTTTAAACTTAAATATAAAGCTTTTTGATTAACAGGGTCTGCGATTAATTTTATATTCTCTAAGGTAAAGCTATTATTTGCCTTTGTAGTAAAGCCGTAGTAAACGACCATAATCAGTGGAATGATAATAAAGGCACCCATCCATAAAATATAAGGGAAAGTCAGGAGGGATTTACCACTGAAGTGGTGAGACTTTCTCACCAATGTAACAGTAGCCTCTTGAGCGGTTACTTTACTTTCCTCTTGATTATTCATTGACACCTACTGCCTCCTCATCTTCGGATTCTGGCTTGTTCATAATTTGAATGTCATATGGATCTACCTTAATACCTACTTCGGCACCAACCGGTGAAAGGTCAGTAGAATGTACAAGCCATTCAAATCCATTTGCCATAACCGTCATTTCATAATGAACACCCTTAAAGATTAAGGAAGTGACACGTCCTGTGATAATTCCAGCTTCTGGAGCTACTAAATCAATATCTTCAGGACGGATTACCACATCGACTGGTTGAATTTTACCAAAGCCTACATCCACACATGGGAAATTGGCTCCAAGAATATTAACTAAACGGTCTTGTACCATGGTTGCGTTGATGATATTACTTTCACCGATAAAGTCTGCAACAAAGGCATTCTTTGGCTCGTTATAAATCTTTTCTGGTGTACCAATCTGCTGAATATAGCCTTGATTCATGACCATGATGGTATCTGACATGGTTAATGCTTCTTCTTGGTCGTGAGTAACATATACGAAAGTGATACCAAGTTCATTTTTTAAACGAATTAACTCATATTGCATATCTTGACGAAGTTTTAAGTCAAGAGCACCAAGAGGCTCATCTAGAAGAAGAACCTTTGGTTCATTTACGATAGCACGAGCAATTGCGATACGCTGTTGCTGACCACCACTTAAAGAATCAGGCATACGATTTTCAAAGCCATCTAAGTTTACTAATTTTAAGGCATAAGAAATCTTATCTTTAATATACTGTCTGCTCTTTTTCTTAATTTTAAGACCAAATGCGATGTTTTCTTCAATCGTCATATGAGTAAATAACGCATATTTTTGAAATACAGTATTTAGTTGACGTTCATTCGGAGGAAGCTTTGTAATATCTTTCCCATCAAAAATAACACGGCCCTGATCAGGTTGTTCAAAACCACCAATAATACGAAGAGTAGTAGTTTTACCACATCCGGATGGACCTAAGAGTGTTAAAAACTCATTTTCACGAATGTAAAGATTTAAATCGTCGATTACAACGTTATTTCCATAGCGTTTTGTTATATTTATAAGATCGATTAACTTATTATCTATCATGTTCATTCCTCCTAGAAGCTCGGCGGGGTGGATACCCAAAGTAGCGTAGCGCCGGTCTTACCGGTAGCTGCTATATAGTGATTTTTATTTGGAGTAAAGTAAAAGGATTCCCCTTTCTTTACTCGATGTGTTTTATTTCCGATATGAATTGTAATCGAACCGCTAATCACATATCCAAATTCTTCTCCCTCGTGTGGGTTATCTGGATAGGTGGAACCACCCGGTTCTAATGTTAATAAAATTGGTTCCATCATATTTTTCTGAGCATTTGGAATAATCCATTCAATCTTATTATTTAGCTCATTATCTACCTTTTCAAAATAATCCCCACGTTTGAATACAACCTGCTCTGATGTTGTGTCCGTAAAGAATGCCTCCAGGTTCGTACCTAAACATTGCAAAATATCGACTAGGGTGGCGATGGAAGGCGAAGTGATGTCACGTTCTAATTGAGAGATAAATCCTTTTGAAAGCTCCGCTCGATCTGCAAGCTCTTCTTGGGTTAAGCTTTTTTGAACTCGTAGTTCTTTAATTTTAGCACCTATCTTCATGCTGTTCACCAAACCTTTCTTTGTGGTTCATGTTTACATGTATCATCATTCGTTATGAAAAGGATAAGAGTGCAATTTTTGCACCGGTATTGTAATCTTATCCGATTATGTTCTTTTGAATTCCAGTAATAGGAAGTTGAGATTTTATTAAACCATAAGTTTAGCATTTCTAAACTAGACTTCTATTATTATACACGGATAAACTCGTATGTCAATATAAATTCTTTCTATTACTAAACTTTTTATGTCATTTTACTAAACTTAAAAAAAGATGGAAATAAAATAAGATTTAACTTACATTAGGAGTATAATGCTGCATCCAATTGGATTCAAAGATGGCTTAAGATATATTTTTTCCTTAGTATCTGACAAACTACGTGCCGCTTGCGTGGCTACTTTTGGATATTCTAAGCGTCTAATAATAAGGAGATGTGAAACGGAAGGAGCAAATTCATGAAGAGTAAAATATATTTATATTTATTTATATTACTTTTTACCGGAATATTAGTTGGATGTACTAAGAAACCTTTCTCTATAGAAAATACGAAGTTTAAGGCAGTGGTTATTGATAACAACAATGGTCTTTTAGTAAAACCGGATGTTGATTCCAATGAATTTAGGCTTGCTGATAAAATCAGTATAGGGGCTAACAGTGCAATGATATTTAATCAAGATAAAAAGGAAGTAGATTTAAATGAGATTCAGATTGGAGATGTAGTTAAAATCACTTATGACGGGATTATATTAGAATCATATCCTGCGCAGATTACTGCTGTTTATATTGAAATTTTTGAATCTAATCTATTAATAGATGGATATATTACTATAATTGATGATATTTACAAACTTGATAGTGGTTTAAATAGTGATATCAACATGATTGCTCTCAATTTAACTGAAGCAACGAATCTTTCAGAGATAGATAAGGAAATCTTACTGATGAAGTTATATGAAATGTATGGTCTGGAAGTAAAGGAAAGTACTTTTGATCAATTAGTGAAAGAAGGACTTATTAATGAAGAAGAGCTTTATTTTCCTACAGGTATTATTATAACCATTAGCAATTCGGAATATAATGAAGGTAAACAAACACTAGAGTATGTTATCAATAAATGGAGAAGTGGACTAGGTGCTATTGGTTATAAAGGTAAGGCAAAGTTTGATGGAGAAGAGTGGATAATATCAAAGAAAAGTATGTGGATTAGTTAATTATTTATGGTTTATCGTTCATAATAGGAGGTTAAGAAGGAGTATAGTTTAACAAAAAATATGATCAGCAAAAGTCTACAAAAGGTTATATATCAATCTTTTTGATTCTGCTGATCATTTTTATGTTTATCATATCTTTAGATCATTTATTATTAATTTCAATCATTAGTTACTCACTAAGTTCTTCCCATTGCTCCATAAGAACTTCTAATCTTTCTTCCAATTCCTTCTTTTCTTTATGAACTTCGATTAGTTTTGATGAGTTTGTATAGATAGAAGAGTCTGCAAGCAATACTTCCAGTTCCTCATTTCTTGCTTCCAAACGTGTAATTTCATCTTCAACTTTCTTTAATTCATTCTGACGCTTTCTAAGTTTGGCTTGCTCTTCTTTTTGCTGTTGCCAGTCTAGCTTATTCTCAGAAACTGGTTCTTGTGGAAAAGATGAAGTTTGTAATTCTTTATTTGCCTGATCTAGATGCTTATTGATTCGAAGTCCATTTAAAATATTATCGTTAGCGTCAGACTGATTATAGCCATTATTGTTGCCAAAGGCTCTCCATTCCATCTCTGGTTTCTTCTCAAGATAATAATCATAATTACCAATATAATTTAAGAAAGTCTGATTGGTTAAGTCAAGAATTCTGGAAGCAGTACGATTAATAAAATAACGGTCATGGGATACATAGAGCACCGTACCGGTATAATTGTTAATCGCATTCTCAAGTATTTCCTTTGATGTAATGTCAAGATGGTTGGTTGGCTCATCCATGATTAGGAAGTTTGCATCGGATAGCATAAGCTTTGCTAGAGATACGCGGCCACGCTCTCCACCACTGATATCTTTAATTAATTTAAATACATCATCGCCAGTGAATAAAAATGCAGCAAGGATATTACGTACTCTTGTGTTATCCATATTAGGATACGTATCTTGAATCTCGTCAAAGATTGTTTTGTCCATATTAAGAACATGATGTTCCTGATCATAGTAACCAACAAAAACCTTTGCACCAAGTTTTACATCTCCAGCATCGGCATTGATAATCTGATTAATTATTTTTAAGATGGTTGTTTTACCAGTACCGTTATTACCGATAATCGCAACTTTTTCACCACGTTTTACCTCAAAATTTAGTTGGTCAAACAGTGTTAGAGAACCATAGGATTTACGCAAATCAGTCACTGTTAGTACATCATTACCACTTATGATATTTGGTTCAAGGGCTATATGCATCTTATCATTTACAGTAACTGGTTTATCAAGGCGATCTATTTTATCCAACATCTTCTCACGACTTTCCGCACGTTTTATGGATTTTTCGCGGTTGAAGGAACGAAGTTTTGCTATGACCTCTTCTTGATGTTTAATTTCACGCTGCTGATTTAAGTAATGACGAATCATGGTTTCACGAAGTTGTTCTTTTTTCATTGCATAGTCAGAATAATTTCCTTCGAACATTGTCGCCTTTGTGTTATCTAATTCCACAACCTTGGAAACTACTTTATTAAGGAAGTAACGGTCATGGGCGATTACAACAACAGCTCCAGAATAATTCACTAAGAAAGTTTCTAACCAAGCGATAGATTCCATATCAAGGTGGTTGGTAGGCTCATCTAAGAAGATGATATCTGGTGTACTTAAGAGAAGCTTACCAAGAGCTACACGTGTTTTTTGTCCACCAGAAAGGGTTGATACTTTTTTGTTAAAATCTTCCTCCGTAAAGCCAAGACCTTTTAGTACACCAATTACTTCACTTTGGTAGGCATATCCATTCTTTAACTCAAAATCATGTGTTAGTCTTGAGTAGGAAGAAAGCATTCGTTCTAATTCTGCGCCAGTAGCTGATTTCATATCTATTTCAAGACGGCGAATTGTTTCTTCCATTTTAATTATATCTGATTTTATTGCTAAAACTTCTTCATAAATGGTACTATCTGTGGATAAGTCCTGATGTTGAGCAAGATATCCTACAGTTGCACCTTTAGCAAAGATAATCTCTCCTTCATCGGCAGTTAATTCACCCATGATGATTTTTATTAAGGTAGACTTTCCTGCACCATTAATTCCTACGATAGCTACTTTCTCACGCTCATTTACATGGAAAGCGACTTTATCGAGTATTGGAGTCGTTCCAAAGCTTTTACTAATATTCTTACATGCTAGTATCATGATGTTTCCTCACACTTCTGAAAGGAAGCTGTATAAGAGCTTCACAATAATATAACTTATCAGAA is a window of Lachnoclostridium phytofermentans ISDg DNA encoding:
- a CDS encoding ABC transporter ATP-binding protein — its product is MDNKLIDLINITKRYGNNVVIDDLNLYIRENEFLTLLGPSGCGKTTTLRIIGGFEQPDQGRVIFDGKDITKLPPNERQLNTVFQKYALFTHMTIEENIAFGLKIKKKSRQYIKDKISYALKLVNLDGFENRMPDSLSGGQQQRIAIARAIVNEPKVLLLDEPLGALDLKLRQDMQYELIRLKNELGITFVYVTHDQEEALTMSDTIMVMNQGYIQQIGTPEKIYNEPKNAFVADFIGESNIINATMVQDRLVNILGANFPCVDVGFGKIQPVDVVIRPEDIDLVAPEAGIITGRVTSLIFKGVHYEMTVMANGFEWLVHSTDLSPVGAEVGIKVDPYDIQIMNKPESEDEEAVGVNE
- a CDS encoding DUF3221 domain-containing protein, producing MKSKIYLYLFILLFTGILVGCTKKPFSIENTKFKAVVIDNNNGLLVKPDVDSNEFRLADKISIGANSAMIFNQDKKEVDLNEIQIGDVVKITYDGIILESYPAQITAVYIEIFESNLLIDGYITIIDDIYKLDSGLNSDINMIALNLTEATNLSEIDKEILLMKLYEMYGLEVKESTFDQLVKEGLINEEELYFPTGIIITISNSEYNEGKQTLEYVINKWRSGLGAIGYKGKAKFDGEEWIISKKSMWIS
- the abc-f gene encoding ribosomal protection-like ABC-F family protein, with protein sequence MILACKNISKSFGTTPILDKVAFHVNEREKVAIVGINGAGKSTLIKIIMGELTADEGEIIFAKGATVGYLAQHQDLSTDSTIYEEVLAIKSDIIKMEETIRRLEIDMKSATGAELERMLSSYSRLTHDFELKNGYAYQSEVIGVLKGLGFTEEDFNKKVSTLSGGQKTRVALGKLLLSTPDIIFLDEPTNHLDMESIAWLETFLVNYSGAVVVIAHDRYFLNKVVSKVVELDNTKATMFEGNYSDYAMKKEQLRETMIRHYLNQQREIKHQEEVIAKLRSFNREKSIKRAESREKMLDKIDRLDKPVTVNDKMHIALEPNIISGNDVLTVTDLRKSYGSLTLFDQLNFEVKRGEKVAIIGNNGTGKTTILKIINQIINADAGDVKLGAKVFVGYYDQEHHVLNMDKTIFDEIQDTYPNMDNTRVRNILAAFLFTGDDVFKLIKDISGGERGRVSLAKLMLSDANFLIMDEPTNHLDITSKEILENAINNYTGTVLYVSHDRYFINRTASRILDLTNQTFLNYIGNYDYYLEKKPEMEWRAFGNNNGYNQSDANDNILNGLRINKHLDQANKELQTSSFPQEPVSENKLDWQQQKEEQAKLRKRQNELKKVEDEITRLEARNEELEVLLADSSIYTNSSKLIEVHKEKKELEERLEVLMEQWEELSE
- a CDS encoding ABC transporter permease, whose protein sequence is MGAFIIIPLIMVVYYGFTTKANNSFTLENIKLIADPVNQKALYLSLKLSLISTLICLLLAYPLALILKSMKLKSNSFVVFVMILPMWMNFLLRTIAWQNILENNGIINTLLKALNLPTVNIINTPTAIVLGMVYNFLPFMILPIYNTLAKIDDNVINAARDLGANGWITFRKIIFPLSIPGVISGITMVFVPSLTTFVISNILGGSKIVLIGNVIEQQFQKVGNWHAGSGLSTVLMVFILISMAILAKYDKESEGTNVW
- a CDS encoding helix-turn-helix domain-containing protein; the protein is MKIGAKIKELRVQKSLTQEELADRAELSKGFISQLERDITSPSIATLVDILQCLGTNLEAFFTDTTSEQVVFKRGDYFEKVDNELNNKIEWIIPNAQKNMMEPILLTLEPGGSTYPDNPHEGEEFGYVISGSITIHIGNKTHRVKKGESFYFTPNKNHYIAATGKTGATLLWVSTPPSF